A portion of the Streptomyces sp. YPW6 genome contains these proteins:
- a CDS encoding DEAD/DEAH box helicase — protein sequence MTERTREDTAPDTAGAPRTAGAPRTADAARLLRHPAVFLPGPVPREGRIAFWDPHTDGGPLPDGGPWESGCAPERSGTPSAYADATVRHDTVPYTSVRLTVVRPDDTAGPGGVRSTEVPAALLSVADALPLLVRARQQASAHPATRCWGAAALHALHLVARGRILPGLTADGHDAWRAGPSDAEDVAHLRAIAAALPPEGHAVPVPGSEPPGLPDPQTLAGAFLDAVADTLPRTPAAAFAMGAPFAAREPQHLPRAAAWAVEVASGLDAGVRVSLRLDLSAYELFDTADTYALTVGREEAETAGGPARPQSADDPAARPAAAAIVQVHSLADPTHVVDAAALWNGGADEPFGPRSQVDAVLALRRAARVWTPLERLLGQPVPDVLTITEDELYELLGDAGARLAAAGVEVRWPRELARSLTAAAVVRPAPGSATDGTSFFDAEHLFAFDWQLSLGDERLTEAEMDLLAEAHRPVVRLRDQWVVVDPALVRKARKRELGLLDPVDALAVALTGSAEVDGERVDAVPAGALAALRTRLLADDTAVVPPPGLDATLRDYQLRGLAWLDRMTSLGLGGCLADDMGLGKTITLIALHLHRAHPSPTLVVCPASLLGNWHREINRFAPGVPVRRFHGSDRSLSDPDGGFVLTTYGTMRSSAAQLAGQSWGLVVADEAQHVKNPHSSTAKALRTIPAPARVALTGTPVENNLSELWALLDWTTPGLLGPLKAFRARHARIVESTDTAAGLGNDEAVERLSRLVRPFLLRRKKSDPGIAPELPPKTETDHPVSLTREQVTLYEAAVRETMAQIEAAEGIARRGLIMKLLTSLKQICNHPAQYLKEGPTRLSGRSGKLALLDELLDTILSEDGSVLIFTQYVSMAQLLSAHLASRAIPSQLLHGGTPVAERERMVDRFQSAEVPVFLLSLKAAGTGLNLTRAAHVVHFDRWWNPAVEEQATDRAYRIGQTQPVQVHRIIAEGTVEDRIAELLESKRALADAVLGSGESALTELSDRDLADLVSLRRPA from the coding sequence ATGACGGAGCGGACCCGTGAGGACACGGCCCCGGACACCGCTGGCGCGCCCCGGACCGCCGGTGCGCCCCGGACCGCCGACGCGGCCCGCCTGCTGCGCCACCCCGCGGTCTTCCTGCCCGGACCGGTGCCCAGGGAAGGCCGCATCGCCTTCTGGGACCCCCACACCGACGGCGGCCCCCTCCCCGACGGCGGCCCGTGGGAGTCCGGCTGCGCGCCCGAGCGGAGCGGGACCCCCTCGGCGTACGCCGACGCCACCGTGCGCCACGACACCGTCCCGTACACCTCCGTCCGGCTCACGGTCGTCCGGCCGGACGACACCGCGGGGCCCGGAGGTGTCCGCTCCACCGAGGTGCCCGCCGCCCTGCTGTCCGTGGCCGACGCGCTGCCGCTGCTCGTCCGGGCCCGGCAGCAGGCGTCCGCCCACCCCGCCACGCGCTGCTGGGGCGCGGCGGCCCTGCACGCCCTGCACCTCGTGGCGCGCGGCCGGATCCTCCCCGGGCTCACGGCGGACGGCCACGACGCCTGGCGGGCCGGCCCGTCGGACGCCGAGGACGTGGCGCATCTGCGGGCGATCGCCGCCGCCCTGCCCCCCGAGGGGCACGCCGTGCCGGTCCCCGGCTCCGAGCCGCCCGGGCTGCCCGATCCCCAGACGCTGGCCGGTGCGTTCCTGGACGCCGTCGCCGACACGCTGCCGCGCACGCCGGCCGCCGCGTTCGCGATGGGCGCGCCGTTCGCCGCCCGGGAGCCCCAGCATCTGCCCCGGGCCGCCGCCTGGGCCGTCGAGGTGGCTTCCGGCCTGGACGCGGGCGTGCGGGTCTCGCTGCGCCTGGATCTCTCCGCGTACGAGCTGTTCGACACCGCCGACACCTACGCGCTCACCGTCGGCCGCGAGGAGGCGGAGACCGCCGGCGGCCCCGCCCGGCCGCAGAGCGCGGACGACCCGGCGGCCCGCCCCGCCGCCGCGGCGATCGTGCAGGTGCACAGCCTCGCCGACCCGACCCACGTGGTGGACGCGGCGGCCTTGTGGAACGGCGGGGCGGACGAGCCGTTCGGGCCGCGCTCCCAGGTCGACGCGGTGCTGGCGCTGCGCCGTGCCGCCCGTGTCTGGACCCCGCTGGAACGACTCCTGGGTCAGCCCGTCCCCGATGTGCTCACGATCACCGAGGACGAGCTGTACGAGCTGCTGGGCGACGCCGGGGCCCGGCTGGCCGCCGCCGGGGTCGAGGTGCGCTGGCCGCGCGAGCTGGCCCGCTCGCTCACCGCGGCCGCCGTCGTGCGGCCCGCGCCCGGATCGGCCACCGACGGCACGTCCTTCTTCGACGCCGAGCACCTGTTCGCCTTCGACTGGCAGCTGTCCCTGGGCGACGAGCGGCTGACCGAGGCCGAGATGGACCTCCTGGCCGAGGCGCACCGCCCGGTGGTGCGGCTGCGCGACCAGTGGGTGGTCGTCGACCCCGCCCTCGTACGCAAGGCGCGCAAGCGGGAGCTGGGGCTCCTGGATCCGGTGGACGCGCTGGCCGTCGCGCTCACCGGCAGCGCCGAGGTGGACGGCGAGCGGGTGGACGCCGTCCCGGCCGGGGCGCTCGCCGCGCTCCGGACCCGCCTCCTCGCCGACGACACGGCCGTCGTTCCGCCGCCCGGTCTGGACGCGACCCTGCGCGACTACCAACTGCGCGGCCTGGCCTGGCTGGACCGGATGACGTCGCTGGGGCTCGGCGGCTGCCTCGCCGACGACATGGGCCTCGGCAAGACCATCACCCTCATCGCCCTCCATCTGCACCGGGCGCACCCCTCGCCCACCCTCGTCGTCTGCCCCGCCTCCCTCCTCGGCAACTGGCACCGCGAGATCAACCGCTTCGCTCCCGGCGTGCCCGTGCGCCGCTTCCACGGCTCGGACCGGAGCCTGAGCGACCCGGACGGCGGTTTCGTCCTCACCACCTACGGCACGATGCGCTCCAGCGCAGCCCAGCTCGCCGGGCAGAGCTGGGGCCTGGTCGTCGCCGACGAGGCCCAGCACGTCAAGAATCCGCACTCCTCCACCGCCAAGGCGCTGCGCACCATCCCGGCCCCCGCCCGGGTCGCCCTCACCGGCACCCCCGTCGAGAACAACCTCTCCGAGCTGTGGGCGCTCCTCGACTGGACGACCCCCGGACTGCTCGGCCCGCTCAAGGCGTTCCGTGCCCGGCACGCCCGGATCGTGGAGAGCACGGACACCGCCGCCGGCCTCGGCAACGACGAGGCGGTCGAGCGGCTGTCCCGGCTGGTGCGCCCCTTCCTCCTGCGCCGCAAGAAGTCCGACCCCGGCATCGCCCCCGAGCTGCCGCCCAAGACGGAGACCGACCACCCCGTCTCCCTCACCCGTGAGCAGGTCACGCTCTACGAGGCTGCGGTCCGCGAGACGATGGCGCAGATCGAGGCGGCCGAGGGCATCGCCCGCCGGGGTCTGATCATGAAGCTGCTGACCTCGCTCAAGCAGATCTGCAACCACCCGGCGCAGTATCTGAAGGAGGGGCCCACCCGGCTCAGCGGCCGCTCCGGCAAGCTCGCCCTCCTCGACGAACTGCTCGACACGATCCTGTCCGAGGACGGCTCGGTCCTCATCTTCACCCAGTACGTGTCGATGGCGCAGCTCCTCTCCGCGCACCTCGCCTCCCGCGCGATTCCCTCCCAGCTCCTGCACGGCGGTACGCCGGTGGCCGAGCGGGAGCGGATGGTGGACCGCTTCCAGTCCGCCGAGGTTCCCGTCTTCCTGCTCTCCCTCAAAGCGGCCGGCACGGGGCTGAATCTCACCCGCGCCGCCCATGTCGTCCACTTCGACCGCTGGTGGAACCCGGCCGTGGAGGAGCAGGCGACCGACCGGGCGTACCGGATCGGCCAGACCCAGCCCGTCCAGGTCCACCGGATCATCGCCGAGGGCACGGTGGAGGACCGGATCGCCGAGCTGCTGGAGTCCAAGCGGGCTCTGGCGGACGCGGTCCTCGGCAGCGGGGAGAGCGCCCTGACCGAGCTGAGCGACCGTGACCTCGCCGACCTCGTGTCCCTGCGGAGGCCCGCATGA